The window CATTAACTGTATGTATTGCGTTAGAAGAGAATGGGTCATATTTCGTGTAGGCGGTGAACAACAAGTAACTACCATCTACGACAAATGCTGAGATGTTTGTGTTGTTTGTGATCTCCTGCCCATTAACATATGGTCCATATACCTTTGTTATACCAGGGGTTGAGAGTATCTCCTTTGCTGTTACGATGATCTGGTTCTTTAGTGCTGTGTTGTTGGAGTTTAAACTACTACTACTGTTAACTTTCATTAAGACTATGATCGGGTAAAGCTCATTGGCACCAAACTTGCCCTCAATGAAGCTCAAAGCCTTAACTGAGGGTAGACTTGATGGTAGTCCTGCGTTAAAGTTATAGGTAGTGGGAAGGTTTAGGAAGAACATGAAGGCTGGGACAGCTAAAGCTAAGATTACTATAGCTACAACGTATTTTCTCCTTACCGAGAGGTCACTCACCCTGTAGAACCAAGATTTCTCAAGGTTCTCTGTTGTCACTGTGTTTAACCCTCCTTTTGTGAAAACTCTCTTCCTGATAATAGAGAGTATTGAAGGTAACAGGGTTAAGATCAACGCAGTCGATACCACAACAGCTAAGAAAAGTACTAGCCCCCAGCTCAAGAAGTTGGGGACTAAGGAGAATGACAGTAAGCTGATTCCCACAGTCAGCCCACTTATGAGGACTGCCCTTCCACCCTTACTGGAGGCTATCTCTAGAGCCACCCTGTCCTCCCTCCCCTCCCTTAACTCCTGTCTGAATCTAGCTAGGATGAAGACCACGTAGTCTGTAGTGACTCCAACTAACACTGCAGTGAGGGTATAGTTAACCACGAAGTCCACGTTAGTGACGAGGGCACCGACTAGGAATATGGCAAAATAGCCTATAAGTGTGGTTATTGATATGAACAGGAGTGAGACCAATGAGCCCTTGTAAGACCTTAACGTTATCCCTACAGCAATGGCGAGTATTATGAACACTAAGCCAAATGCGAATGCGTTCTTGGAGGTTATCTGTTGGGTCTCATAGGCTATAGCTCCCTCACCTGTAAGTGAGGCATTATCGCTGAAGTACCTTTGGGCAATGTCCTTGACCACGGGGTAAGCCTGTTGAGAGGGAGTTTCACCGTTTTGTAATATGAAACCAGATGACTTGTTGAATGTCACAAATAGAAGGAATGTGGTGTTGTCAGGGCTAACGTATCTGGAGGTGATGAAACTGGGAGCCCCTTTTAGACCGTTCTGTTCAACGTACTTGACCGAATACTGGTGTGCAAGAGTAGTGTTGTGGTAAACACCTGAAAGCACAGCCGTTAGGAAATTTATGTAGTCGTTGAACGGTGACTGAACACTTGACAAGTAGGGAATACCCTTAGATAGTGTTGAGTTCTGGAAGGAGAGTGACTGGTTTGCTGAGTAAGAGGTATATGGGTTTTCCTTGACAACTACTATTAGGGTGTCGTTGTTATATGAAGTCCCGTTCAAAATCTTGTTCACTATCGCAGACTCGCTGTTAGATGGTAAGCTTTGCCCTGTAGAGTAGGATATGTACTTAGTATAGTTCATAACTGCTGGGGTAATGAGAATCAAAATAACTGCCCAGACGGCTATGATCAACCACTTCCTTTTCAGTATGAAATTGGTAACTGTCATGGTAGTGTATTGGGTGAGGGCGTATTAAACTCCGTCTTAGAGGTGAGCTAAGAAAGATTTATATAGGGAGGGGCTAAGAGTTGTCCTTCCTAGAAGAGTTGAGGATATAACGATATAACTAAATTACTAGCATACTAGTTTAGGGAGGGAGCACGTTTTTTCTCCTTCCCCAGAGACTATTCACTCTCAGTCTCCATCATACTGTAGATCTCAGCCACTAAGAAACCTATGATTATCCATGACATAAAAACATATACTACTATGGGTACTGAGCCTGCAATGGAGTATATTAACTCGTATACAGTGTAAAGGGCTGAGGCAACACCTATGATTAACTGTATTTTCCTCTTGAGTACTTTCTTTATGGATATCCTAATGAGTGAGAAGTTAGCAGACAAGTGTACGAACAGGTTGGCAAACAACGCTACAGAGGATATGAGTATGAAGGCAGTGAAGATACTCCTCAGGAAGTACAACCCCACGGAGATTATGGCAAAGTATATCAAAACAGATAGGAGGACTGCCCTTACAGGTCCCTTATAACTTTCAAATTTTGCAAAAAATTTCGGTAAGAAGTTGGACGACGCCATTGCAAACACTGTTCGTGAAGTGGCTGTCAGAAATGCTAGGCTTCCCACAATTCCGTCGTTGATCGCTGCAAATAGTACAAACACTAATGTGAGTAAGCCCAGCCTGTCCCTGATTAATGTCAAGATGTCCACATTGTTCATGGATAGGTGAAAGTAAGAAACGTATGTACCTATAGCATATACGTCAAAGGCTGCTAAAAGTCCACCTACCAGGATCACTGTTATAATAGCCTTGCTTATCACATTCCTGGCGTTT is drawn from Sulfolobus acidocaldarius SUSAZ and contains these coding sequences:
- a CDS encoding prokaryal membrane protein, coding for MTVTNFILKRKWLIIAVWAVILILITPAVMNYTKYISYSTGQSLPSNSESAIVNKILNGTSYNNDTLIVVVKENPYTSYSANQSLSFQNSTLSKGIPYLSSVQSPFNDYINFLTAVLSGVYHNTTLAHQYSVKYVEQNGLKGAPSFITSRYVSPDNTTFLLFVTFNKSSGFILQNGETPSQQAYPVVKDIAQRYFSDNASLTGEGAIAYETQQITSKNAFAFGLVFIILAIAVGITLRSYKGSLVSLLFISITTLIGYFAIFLVGALVTNVDFVVNYTLTAVLVGVTTDYVVFILARFRQELREGREDRVALEIASSKGGRAVLISGLTVGISLLSFSLVPNFLSWGLVLFLAVVVSTALILTLLPSILSIIRKRVFTKGGLNTVTTENLEKSWFYRVSDLSVRRKYVVAIVILALAVPAFMFFLNLPTTYNFNAGLPSSLPSVKALSFIEGKFGANELYPIIVLMKVNSSSSLNSNNTALKNQIIVTAKEILSTPGITKVYGPYVNGQEITNNTNISAFVVDGSYLLFTAYTKYDPFSSNAIHTVNALREYHDLLVGGLTSSVIDQQTETAQNFTELEVLITLFVALIIGISFKSWKFPLISISGVLISITWATGLLYLISRFVLNQPLIYLIPVILFVILMSLGNDYTVFIISRVVEDIEEHGEKRGIQLAISRTGIVVTSLGLILAASLGALALIPIGFLEQLGIAFIISLVIDTFVIRTIYFPAMLSILKVKRKGETKKGRVVE
- a CDS encoding amino acid permease, giving the protein MDKNEAKGVPEEPKRHLSFTDIVFLSIGGQSPFLSILTYGVVALLYAGLFGPIAIILGTLLVLVNGISVYELSKRFTKEGGYYTYAFYSLSKRLGFETGWMYILYSTTYGAGYVFGTAYVLYHVLNINPWIVTLGVMSVSALLGILGIKISTKYAIFATLVEIIMMTALAVLLIQSTGFHLYNPFSSKLNLSQLAIAILFGSSIPTGYGSIAPISGETKNARNVISKAIITVILVGGLLAAFDVYAIGTYVSYFHLSMNNVDILTLIRDRLGLLTLVFVLFAAINDGIVGSLAFLTATSRTVFAMASSNFLPKFFAKFESYKGPVRAVLLSVLIYFAIISVGLYFLRSIFTAFILISSVALFANLFVHLSANFSLIRISIKKVLKRKIQLIIGVASALYTVYELIYSIAGSVPIVVYVFMSWIIIGFLVAEIYSMMETESE